One window of Pogoniulus pusillus isolate bPogPus1 chromosome 9, bPogPus1.pri, whole genome shotgun sequence genomic DNA carries:
- the C9H4orf19 gene encoding LOW QUALITY PROTEIN: uncharacterized protein C4orf19 homolog (The sequence of the model RefSeq protein was modified relative to this genomic sequence to represent the inferred CDS: deleted 1 base in 1 codon), producing the protein MLHSLLLSLVFPLSLFRLKKIQMGCKCCKMIQSYIFDPQEAQSPGCIHEVNSYKHNEQGSDNPKFQENSEIQEHKSELQKDELNRTENQNQVNSTNETLWKHGGNDSPEGSLLKCVVKPNVAVNGGNSCARVHSVLNPNANPGKEASEQGASTQSEAFSARNRDFYTKSNRSGHKLDAETSRQVKAASNEPNSIQEKNLGSTEDNVFLTGSAILETQNNVIQLPDVDYPQNKSQARSYVEKDSFSVSCGHSHQTTGPSAIQDQDLCVTSPSLVKENSIDSLKTDPTSLSEGITAGTTAMAVSKAAQIPTHSNHKDFNGETEEEEEEDAEVAAALAALEAATAGEDLEDDDEY; encoded by the exons ATGCTTCACtcacttctcctttcccttgtcttccctctctctcttttcagaTTAAAG AAAATCCAGATGGGGTGCAAGTGCTGCAAAATGATACAAAG CTACATTTTTGATCCACAAGAAGCACaatcacctggatgcattcatgAAGTAAACAGCTATAAACACAATGAGCAAGGCAGCGATAACCCCAAATTCCAAGAGAACAGTGAAATTCAAGAACATAAAAGTGAACTTCAGAAGGATGAGCTAAACAGAACAGAAAATCAAAATCAGGTAAACAGCACAAATGAAACTCTCTGGAAGCATGGAGGCAATGATTCTCCAGAGGGTAGCCTTCTAAAATGTGTTGTGAAGCCTAATGTTGCAGTCAACGGTGGCAACTCCTGTGCCAGAGTGCACTCTGTGCTCAATCCCAACGCAAACCCAGGAAAGGAAGCCAGTGAACAGGGAGCCTCCACCCAGTCAGAGGCCTTCTCAGCCAGAAATAGAGACTTTTACACCAAATCAAACAGGTCTGGCCATAAACTTGATGCAGAGACAAGCAGGCAGGTGAAGGCAGCCTCCAATGAGCCAAACAGTATTCAAGAGAAGAATCTGGGATCTACAGAGGATAATGTCTTCCTCACAGGAAGTGCAATACTGGAGACACAAAACAATGTCATTCAACTGCCAGATGTTGACTACCCCCAAAACAAGAGTCAAGCCAGGAGCTATGTTGAAAAAGACAGCTTTTCAGTCAGTTGTGGACATTCACACCAAACTACTGGGCCTTCAGCAATACAGGACCAGGACCTTTGTGTAACCTCACCTTCACTTGTGAAGGAGAACAGTATTGACTCTTTAAAAACTGACCCCACGAGTCTAAGTGAGGGCATTACTGCTGGTACCACTGCTATGGCTGTtagcaaagcagcacagataCCCACACACTCCAACCACAAAGACTTCAATGGAGaaactgaggaggaggaggaggaggatgcagaagttgcagcagctctggctgcactgGAAGCTGCAACTGCAGGGGAAGACCTGGAAGATGATGATGAGTACTAG
- the RELL1 gene encoding RELT-like protein 1 gives MAPAATGGLPPTVPSVGSTAVWGGNGSALDNPQVLASHDLQTTTLTTKIDGSGGKAEHPEYIAFALVPVFFIMGLLGILICHVLKKKGYRCTTEAEELEEEKIDEKIEMNDTIHENSDTVGQIVNYIMKNEANADVLKAMVADSSVFEPESPLSPTSPGSPTSPGSPLSPGAVPFKHSCKGHHFHTVGGVVEKDVCTRCSHKRWHLIKPAHKSKELTNLKRRSRLGEVTVLSVGRFRVTKVEHKSNSKERKSLMSVTGVESVNGDMPATPVKQDGSEAPAASEKQEMPERRSSE, from the exons ATAATCCCCAGGTTTTGGCAAGTCATGACTTACAGACAACTACACTGACAACTAAAATTGATGGCAGTGGTGGCAAGGCTGAGCACCCAGAGTATATTGCTTTTGCATTGGTTCCTGTTTTCTTCATCATGGGTCTCTTGGGGATCCTCATCTGTCATGTCCTTAAGAAAAAAGGATATCGTTGTACAACAGAGGCTGAAGAactagaagaagaaaaaattgaTGAAAAAATAG AAATGAATGACACTATACATGAGAATAGCGACACTGTGGGACAAATTGTTAACTACATTATGAAAAATGAAG CAAATGCTGATGTGTTAAAGGCCATGGTAGCAGATAGCAGTGTCTTTGAACCCGAAAG CCCTTTATCTCCTACCTCTCCTGGGAGTCCAACGAGTCCAGGGTCTCCTTTGTCACCTGGTGCTGTTCCTTTCAAACACAGCTGCAAAGGCCACCACTTCCATACTGTTGGAGGAGTAGTAGAAAAGGATGTTTGTACTCGTTGTAGCCACAAACGCTGGCACCTTATAAAGCCAGCTCACAAATCTAAAGAGCTCACAAACCTGAAGAGGAGAAGTCGTCTTGGAGAGGTGACAGTCCTTTCTGTGGGAAG ATTTAGAGTCACTAAAGTGGAGCACAAATCGAATTCCAAAGAACGGAAGAGCTTGATGTCTGTCACTGGTGTGGAGAGTGTCAATGGAGACATGCCTGCCACCCCTGTCAAACAAGATGGGAGTGAAGCACCTGCTGCATCTGAGAAACAGGAGATGCCAGAGAGGAGAAGCTCAGAGTAA